One Cyanobium sp. Tous-M-B4 DNA segment encodes these proteins:
- a CDS encoding FIST signal transduction protein — protein sequence MVTSTDAESWVKVGASSLNDTGQAFEQAMQALQCPQDPKLIVALIAPNFDLAAIAEQLHGTFPHTQVIGCTTSGEITPGGAVANALVLWALGGSAIEISTGSGQGDAHGLRQAATEAAHCLDHLEHRANTILLVLSDGLCGDQMDVVRGAYDVAGIDVPLVGGCAGDNLAMRRTRQIHGRRVMSQAVVAAAVSSDRPLGIGVSHGWTPASEPMLVTGSKGNILSTLEDKPALDVYLDFFNPEDIVRTDPVAFASFAATHPIGIRRRDKIEMRHITGFNLDSRELILVAEVPQGALAFLTEGDFDSVLNAAAQSCITAVDALNGLKPAGLLLFDCVSRRAVFTEDRVHEETDLITSSCGAIPMAGFYTYGEIARTKGAGGFHNQTLVTLAIG from the coding sequence ATGGTCACTTCTACGGATGCAGAGAGCTGGGTCAAGGTAGGCGCCTCTTCGTTAAACGACACAGGCCAGGCCTTTGAGCAGGCAATGCAAGCTCTGCAGTGCCCCCAGGATCCCAAATTGATCGTGGCTCTGATTGCACCAAATTTCGATTTGGCGGCGATAGCCGAACAGCTACATGGGACCTTTCCCCATACCCAAGTGATTGGTTGCACAACATCTGGCGAAATCACTCCAGGCGGTGCGGTGGCCAATGCCCTGGTCCTGTGGGCCCTAGGAGGCTCGGCAATCGAGATAAGTACAGGTTCCGGGCAGGGTGATGCCCACGGCCTGCGCCAGGCTGCAACCGAGGCCGCCCACTGCCTGGACCATCTGGAGCATCGGGCCAATACGATCTTGCTTGTCCTGTCCGATGGCCTTTGCGGTGACCAGATGGATGTGGTTCGAGGCGCCTACGACGTAGCAGGAATCGACGTTCCCCTGGTGGGGGGTTGCGCCGGCGACAACCTAGCCATGCGCCGAACCCGGCAGATTCATGGCCGGAGGGTTATGAGTCAGGCAGTGGTGGCAGCAGCAGTTAGTTCCGACCGCCCCTTAGGTATCGGCGTAAGCCACGGCTGGACCCCAGCAAGCGAGCCCATGCTGGTTACTGGGAGCAAGGGAAACATCCTGTCGACCTTGGAAGACAAGCCAGCCCTAGATGTATATCTAGATTTCTTCAATCCGGAAGATATTGTTCGCACTGACCCTGTCGCATTTGCCAGTTTTGCCGCAACTCACCCCATCGGCATTCGCCGCCGCGACAAAATTGAGATGCGTCATATCACCGGCTTTAACCTCGATAGCCGCGAACTGATCTTGGTGGCAGAGGTTCCCCAAGGAGCCTTGGCCTTCCTCACTGAAGGTGATTTCGACTCGGTTCTTAATGCGGCAGCCCAGTCCTGCATCACGGCTGTCGATGCACTTAACGGGCTGAAGCCGGCCGGCTTACTACTGTTCGACTGCGTCTCACGAAGGGCAGTATTTACAGAAGATCGAGTACATGAAGAAACTGACTTAATCACCAGTAGTTGCGGAGCCATACCGATGGCAGGGTTCTACACCTATGGGGAAATTGCCCGCACCAAAGGCGCAGGAGGTTTTCATAACCAAACCCTCGTAACTCTGGCGATCGGCTAA
- a CDS encoding bifunctional diguanylate cyclase/phosphodiesterase: protein MLSEILSAFSTEDPDNLRNVLNRVAESVDAEVAAIICERSIDWCIGLSEEDQQLLLEELSKQPSDITIRSGTLRTCWAPMGPRDLLFVGRLGERFDLEERSLLRAMARSIELSIKMLTAVSSERSARKNALFQATHDALTGLPNRRMVLERLQATIDHLSADSSLLTAVLFIDIDRFKWINDAYGHSAGDQLLIHVSHVLKQVVRHDDLVGRLSGDEFIVITRTGHQDDASQLASRIITAIRQPLKVAGSELSHTVSIGISFAHVGDSPSTLLENADMAMYQAKALGRGRQTSFHSTMRLQAQQRLSLEEALSNAVQNGEIKTFLQPIFRLADETLTGFEALVRWQHPQLGLLMPDAFLEQAEDSGLIQEIDMCVFASACAAIARWQQIHGLSNLRLSSNLSARSLADPRVKGHIKEILESTGINPTSVYLEITETTLVEDVESTVITINALRDLDLRLAIDDFGTGYSSLLYLKRFPVGVLKIDRSFVSGLGRNSEDEVIATTILSLAKALELEVVAEGVENEHQLGRMRELGCDYGQGYWFGRPITIEATDVALIEPLR, encoded by the coding sequence ATGCTTTCGGAGATCCTCTCAGCTTTCTCCACGGAGGATCCAGATAATCTCCGCAATGTGCTCAACCGGGTGGCGGAATCCGTTGATGCCGAAGTGGCCGCAATCATCTGCGAGCGATCGATTGACTGGTGCATCGGACTATCAGAAGAGGACCAGCAACTGCTTCTGGAGGAATTAAGCAAGCAACCCAGCGATATCACTATTCGCTCAGGCACCCTGCGCACCTGCTGGGCTCCCATGGGCCCGAGGGATCTGCTGTTTGTGGGCCGACTTGGCGAACGCTTTGACTTGGAGGAACGATCTTTGCTGCGAGCTATGGCCCGAAGTATCGAACTAAGTATAAAAATGCTTACTGCTGTTTCGTCAGAAAGAAGCGCGCGCAAAAATGCCCTTTTTCAAGCTACTCATGACGCGCTTACCGGACTGCCCAATCGGCGCATGGTGCTGGAACGGCTGCAGGCGACGATTGATCATCTGTCAGCAGATAGCTCCCTTTTAACGGCGGTGCTTTTTATCGATATTGATCGCTTCAAGTGGATCAATGATGCCTATGGACACAGCGCGGGTGACCAACTACTAATTCACGTAAGTCATGTCCTAAAACAGGTGGTTCGCCACGACGATTTAGTCGGTCGTCTATCGGGAGATGAATTTATCGTCATAACCCGTACAGGCCACCAAGATGACGCCAGTCAATTGGCCAGCCGGATTATCACGGCAATCCGCCAGCCGCTGAAGGTTGCAGGCTCAGAACTCAGCCACACCGTGTCAATCGGCATCAGCTTTGCCCACGTAGGCGATAGCCCATCAACTCTGCTGGAAAACGCAGACATGGCTATGTATCAGGCGAAGGCCTTAGGCCGTGGACGCCAAACCAGCTTTCATTCGACCATGCGTCTGCAAGCCCAACAACGTTTATCGCTAGAGGAGGCACTCAGCAACGCGGTGCAAAACGGAGAAATCAAAACATTTTTACAACCCATCTTCCGCCTCGCCGACGAAACACTCACGGGTTTTGAAGCCTTGGTGCGCTGGCAACATCCCCAACTGGGACTGCTGATGCCAGACGCTTTTCTAGAACAAGCCGAGGACAGTGGCCTGATCCAGGAGATCGACATGTGTGTGTTTGCGAGCGCCTGCGCTGCCATAGCCAGATGGCAGCAAATTCACGGCCTAAGCAATCTGAGGTTGTCTTCAAACCTGTCTGCCCGCAGTCTTGCCGACCCGCGGGTTAAGGGTCATATCAAGGAAATCCTAGAATCAACAGGAATTAATCCAACCAGTGTCTACCTTGAGATCACAGAAACAACCCTGGTTGAGGACGTTGAGTCGACAGTGATCACCATCAATGCACTACGGGATCTTGACTTGCGACTGGCTATTGATGATTTCGGAACAGGTTATTCATCATTACTATACCTAAAGCGCTTTCCGGTAGGCGTTCTTAAAATCGACCGTTCATTTGTGAGTGGATTGGGCAGGAATTCAGAAGATGAGGTGATTGCAACAACAATCCTCTCTCTCGCCAAAGCTCTCGAACTGGAGGTGGTTGCTGAAGGAGTGGAAAATGAACACCAGCTGGGTCGCATGCGCGAACTGGGTTGTGATTACGGCCAGGGTTACTGGTTTGGACGCCCGATCACCATTGAGGCCACGGACGTCGCTCTCATCGAACCGCTTCGCTAG